The proteins below come from a single Chryseobacterium sp. MA9 genomic window:
- a CDS encoding outer membrane beta-barrel protein — MKKILLAGAVALFGLSNAQIAKGTTYLSGSVGYSQVESNNGNDKRENFNVLPTVGYFVNTNLAIGLGVGYQTEKNTLTTTTTLGNTTIVNENVTKTPAFVVAPFVRKYWTLSDKLYFFGQLAVPMQFGKTEVENSSVATTGSTVVTNSTSTEAKYTKIGVTVKPGLDYFLNKNWSIEATIGEFGYSNYKPKDGDATNNYNFGLNLSSVTFGVKYVFAK; from the coding sequence ATGAAAAAAATATTATTAGCGGGTGCAGTTGCACTTTTCGGTTTATCAAACGCTCAGATTGCTAAAGGAACTACATATTTATCAGGATCTGTTGGTTATTCTCAAGTAGAATCTAACAACGGAAACGATAAAAGAGAAAACTTCAACGTATTACCTACAGTTGGATATTTCGTAAACACTAACTTAGCAATCGGTTTAGGAGTTGGTTACCAAACTGAAAAGAACACCCTAACTACAACTACAACTTTAGGAAACACTACAATTGTAAACGAAAACGTAACTAAAACTCCAGCTTTCGTTGTAGCTCCATTCGTAAGAAAATATTGGACTTTATCTGACAAGTTATATTTCTTCGGACAATTAGCTGTACCTATGCAATTTGGAAAAACTGAGGTTGAAAACAGTTCTGTAGCTACTACAGGAAGCACTGTTGTTACAAACTCTACTTCTACTGAAGCTAAATACACTAAAATCGGTGTTACTGTGAAACCAGGTTTAGATTATTTCTTAAACAAAAACTGGTCTATCGAAGCTACTATCGGTGAGTTCGGTTATAGCAACTACAAGCCAAAAGATGGTGATGCTACAAACAACTATAACTTCGGATTGAATTTATCTTCTGTAACTTT